The Roseofilum casamattae BLCC-M143 genome includes the window ATGGGACTAAGTGCGGAACAAGTGGCGGAAACTCTTAGTTTGACGGTAGAACAAGTGAACTCAATGTCATCTTAATTGAGTCTGTTGGGGTCAACGGCCATTGGCCTCCAAATTAAGGTTAAAGTCTGAGGTTTGGCAATTGCAGATCGGGAAATAAAGACAAATAAGTCACAGGAGCTTCAATTACTCAAAAATGGCTTGCGTAGCAAGCCATTCCATTTTTCATACACCCTGTAGTAGTTGGATTTGGTATGATAATTGTTTTAAATCAAGCCATTAGGCAACTCCACAGACGTAAAGGTTAATTGTTCTAGGGTAAACTGTCCGACTAACATGCCCAAGATTTGGTCGGTGTTAGCGATACCAATGACCGTGTTATTGCCTTGGATGCTCAAGGTTAGATCGGCAGTGGTTAAGTTACCGGTTAAACCAATGCGATCGCTCCCAACTTGGTAATCTTGAACGATATCTGCTTTCGCCAGCCGATCGGCTGCTGTTCCCGCGCGCAAGACAAATAGATCGTTACCGTTGCCGCCGAGCAAAGTATCTTTACCCCAGTCTCCACTGAGAAGATCGTTACCTTCTCCACCTTCGAGTAAATCATCACCGTTACCGCCAAAGAGAGAGTCGTTTCCGCTACCACCAGCGAGGGTATCTTCATTGAGATCGCCCATCAAAGAATCATCCCCTTCGTCTCCGTTGAGCGCGTCATCTCCTCGACCGCCGAACACAGTATCGTTACCAATACCACCATTGACCGTATCCTTACCGCGATCGCCCATTAAGGAATCATCCCCTTCATCTCCATTGACTTCGTCATGATGCTGGCCTCCAAATATAGTGTCATTACCGATGCCACCGGAGATGCGATCGTGACCTTGATTGCCACTGAGCAAATCGTTACCAGAATCACCTGTGATGATATCGTCTCCAAAGCGACCGTAGAGTTCGTCATCGCCATCGAATCCTCGCATCTCATCGTCACTGTTAGTTCCGAGGAACCAATCATTTCCTGGGGTTCCGGCGATCGGGTTGAGATTGTTTGATGGAGGTGTATCATCGCGATCGGTAACAGTAATGCTCAGACTTTGTGCATCTGTTCCTCCATTACCATCATTGACGGTGACTTCTAACTGATAGACATTATCGCCATCAGCATCTACTGGAGTTTCATAGTCCGGAGCGACGGTAAAGGTAAGTGCTCCACTAAGAGTATCGATGTCAAAGAGACTTTGGTCGTCCCCTCCGCTAATGGAATAGCTCAGAGAGTCATCATCTCCATCAGTCGCACTCACGGTAAGAACATCTGTCGTATTTTCCGCAATATTAGCGCTGTTGCTAGAGGTAATCGTCGGAGCTTGGTTGGGAACCACCTCATCTTCATCCGTAACGGTAATGCTCAGAGCTTGTACATCCGTCCCCCCATTACCATCATCAACAGTGACTTCTAACTGATAGACATTATTGCCATCAGCATCTGCTGGAGTTTCATAGTCCGGAGCGACGGTAAAGGTAAGTGCTCCACTAAGAGTATCGATGTCAAAGAGACTTTGGTCGTCCCCTCCGCTAATGGAATAGCTCAGAGAGTCATCCTCTGCATCGGTTGCACTTACGGTAAGAACATCTGTCGTGTTTTCCGCAACATTAGCGCTGTTGCTAGAGGTAATCGTCGGAGCTTGGTTGGGAACCACCTCATCTTCATCCGTAACGGTAATGCTCAGAGCTTGTACATCCGTCCCCCCATTACCATCATCAACAGTGACTTCTAACTGATAGACATTATCGCCATCAGCATCTGCTGGCGCTTCGTAGTCGGGAGCGACGGTAAAGGTAAGTGCTCCGCTAAGAGTATCGATGTCAAAGAGACTTTGGTCGTCCCCTCCGCTAATGGAATAGCTCAGAGAGTCATCCTCTGCATCGGTTGCACTCACGGTAAGAACATCTGTCGTATTTTCCGCAACATTAGCGTTGTTGCTAGAGGTAATGCTCGGAGCTTGGTTGGAAATCACCTCATCTTCGTCAGTGACGGTAATGCTCAGAGCTTGTACATCCGTCCCCCCATTACCATCATCAACAGTTACTTCTAACTGATAGACATTATTGCCATCAGCATCTGTTGGAGTTTCGTAGTCCGGAGCAACGGTAAAGGTAAGCGCTCCGCTGAGAGTATCGATGTCAAAGAGACTTTGGTCGTCCCCTCCGCTAATGGAATAGCTCAGAGAATCATCATCTCCATCGGTTGCACTCACGGTAAGAACATCTGTCGTATTTTCCGCAACATTAGCGCTGTTGCTAGAAGTAATTGCAGGTGCTTGGTTGGGAACCACCTCATCTTCGTCAGTGACGGTAATGCTCAGAGCTTGTACATCCGTCCCCCCATTACCATCATCAACAGTGACTTCTAACTGATAGACATTATTGCCATCAGCATCTGCTGGGGTTTCGTAGTCCGGAGCGACGGTAAAGGTAAGCGCTCCGCTGAGAGTATCGATGTCAAAGAGACTTTGGTCATCGCCTCCGCTAATGGAGTAGCTCAGAGAATCATCATCTCCATCAGTCGCACTCACGGTAAGAACATCTGTCGTATTTTCAACAATACTAGTGCTAGCACTGGAGATAATACTGGGAGCTTGGTTGCTACTTCCATCGCCGCTGAATTTGATGATGTAGGCATCGTCATATCCCAGACTGGTGAAGTCATTGACACCATCTCTATCAACATCAAGATTACCATGAAATGAGCCAGTAGCGTATATATCGCCGCTACTATCAACACTGATATCCAGACCCGTGCTGCGATCGCTGACTATTTGAGTAACTCCAGCAAGAGTACCATCGCTGCTGTATTTAGCGATGTAAGCGTCTTCGTATGCTGTAGTGGCCAGATCTGCTGTGCCATCTTTATCTATATCTATGGTTTCAGAGAATGAGCCGACTGTATATATATTGCCAGTGTTGTCAGCGGCAATACTGTAATTACGTTCATAACCGCTGCCTCCAAAAGCTTTAGCCCAAACCAGAGTACCATCCGGGCTATATTTAGCAGTATAAGCATCACTACCGCCAGCACTAGTGAGGTCAGTTGTGCCGTCTCCATCTACATCGATATCCCCAACAAAAAAGAGAGTTGCATAGACATTACCATCACTATCGGTAGTAATGCCTTGACCGCGCTCCATGGTAACCATATCAATAGAGGCATTCGTCTGAATCTGAGTAGCCCAAGCGAGAGTGCCATCACTGGTGTACTTGACAATATAAGCATCATTTCCGGTGCTATTTAAGTCAGTAGTACCATCTCCGTCTAGATCTATGCTGCCACGGAAAAAGCCTGTGGTATAGATGTTTCCGTTATTATCGGCGTGGATATCATATCCGTAGTCACCAGAGTTGCCTCCAAAGTTCTTCGCCCAAGCCAGGTTGCCATCACTGCTATATTTGGCAATGTAAGCGTCGTTAATTCCATTACTCGTCAGGTCAGTAGTGCCATCTCCATCTAAGTCTAGACTTTCATAGAAAGAACCAGTTGCATAGACATTGTCAGCATTATCAGTGGTAATACCGTAACCTTCATCGCGACTACTACCACCCACCTGAGTAGCCCAAGCCAGATTACCATCACTACTATATTTCGCAATGTAAGCATCGCTGTCTCCCTGACTCGTGAAATCAGGAGTGCCATCTCCATTGAGGTCTATAGTCCCTCGGAAATGGCTAGTAAGATATACACTTCCATTACTATCGGTACTAATACTCTTTCCATTATCTGGATTACTGCTGCTGACTCGATTCGCCCAAGTTAGGGTG containing:
- a CDS encoding SBBP repeat-containing protein, which translates into the protein MKTFPNTLQIFIPVQFSSAPELVVIDSGVDTPEHLLQGLQPNTVVKLLDSNQDGVVQITQILQEVRARRIHIVSHGSPGCLYLGNTRLNLHTLKHYQEAIATWNIPLLLYGCRVAATETGQNFVQQLEKITGTTVKASTQRVGNAAKGGTWNLDWFVPWLPDIVISYPGVFDPQKSWIKSFGSSGSDNGKNINTDSNGNVYTIGSFQGSIDLDGDGTADLTSLGHSDAYIAKYNSDGSLTWLTQIGGIGGDYGTTISTDPQGNIYATGFSLGRIDFDGDGRADFWTTDRSSDSYIAKYGSDGSLTWVNHLSGASTNLNTHIVTDSNNNFYTSGFFYGTIDLDGDRTPNFTSRGLADGYIAKYNSDNSLAWSTQFGGTGNDQNLGLDVDSNGNVYVTGFFKETIDLDGDGVIDLTSLGSDDAYIAKYSNDGILTWVKSFGNSGSDKANSIVIDNNDNSLLTGSFQGSLDLDGDGTVDLTSTGGFDSYIVKYSDDGSLLWATQIGGNGHDYGDDITTDDNSNVYITGNFTGSIDVEGDDITDITSTGESDAYIAKYDSNGTLDWVTQVGGIDLDYGYDITTDHNGDVFVTGSFREEVDLNGDGIADLTGGGGSDVYIIKLRGDSGEFLSGNGVINQAPTIISNSTVSIVENRTDVIAVSARDANDDSLSYFITGGSDRSFFNIDSISGELTFNITPSYQTPADTNGDNIYELEVTVDDGNGGTSTQDLSITVRDKDAKPLTVQQMIGFQHISGPNRTEGHSISIDSSGNVYTTGDFYDSVDLDADGTTDLTGGGMYIAKYATDGTLTWANRVSSSNPDNGKSISTDSNGSVYLTSHFRGTIDLNGDGTPDFTSQGDSDAYIAKYSSDGNLAWATQVGGSSRDEGYGITTDNADNVYATGSFYESLDLDGDGTTDLTSNGINDAYIAKYSSDGNLAWAKNFGGNSGDYGYDIHADNNGNIYTTGFFRGSIDLDGDGTTDLNSTGNDAYIVKYTSDGTLAWATQIQTNASIDMVTMERGQGITTDSDGNVYATLFFVGDIDVDGDGTTDLTSAGGSDAYTAKYSPDGTLVWAKAFGGSGYERNYSIAADNTGNIYTVGSFSETIDIDKDGTADLATTAYEDAYIAKYSSDGTLAGVTQIVSDRSTGLDISVDSSGDIYATGSFHGNLDVDRDGVNDFTSLGYDDAYIIKFSGDGSSNQAPSIISSASTSIVENTTDVLTVSATDGDDDSLSYSISGGDDQSLFDIDTLSGALTFTVAPDYETPADADGNNVYQLEVTVDDGNGGTDVQALSITVTDEDEVVPNQAPAITSSNSANVAENTTDVLTVSATDGDDDSLSYSISGGDDQSLFDIDTLSGALTFTVAPDYETPTDADGNNVYQLEVTVDDGNGGTDVQALSITVTDEDEVISNQAPSITSSNNANVAENTTDVLTVSATDAEDDSLSYSISGGDDQSLFDIDTLSGALTFTVAPDYEAPADADGDNVYQLEVTVDDGNGGTDVQALSITVTDEDEVVPNQAPTITSSNSANVAENTTDVLTVSATDAEDDSLSYSISGGDDQSLFDIDTLSGALTFTVAPDYETPADADGNNVYQLEVTVDDGNGGTDVQALSITVTDEDEVVPNQAPTITSSNSANIAENTTDVLTVSATDGDDDSLSYSISGGDDQSLFDIDTLSGALTFTVAPDYETPVDADGDNVYQLEVTVNDGNGGTDAQSLSITVTDRDDTPPSNNLNPIAGTPGNDWFLGTNSDDEMRGFDGDDELYGRFGDDIITGDSGNDLLSGNQGHDRISGGIGNDTIFGGQHHDEVNGDEGDDSLMGDRGKDTVNGGIGNDTVFGGRGDDALNGDEGDDSLMGDLNEDTLAGGSGNDSLFGGNGDDLLEGGEGNDLLSGDWGKDTLLGGNGNDLFVLRAGTAADRLAKADIVQDYQVGSDRIGLTGNLTTADLTLSIQGNNTVIGIANTDQILGMLVGQFTLEQLTFTSVELPNGLI